ATACTACTACGACCTTGTTCCGTTCCTCGAAAATCCAGAACGGGTTGCTGCAAGCTCTTTTGTCGGGGGCCGTTCACCACCCGGCCAGCTCCAGCTAAATCTTGTCTAGGGGACCCGCAAAACGCAAAGGCACCGCTTTCTGTCGAAATCGGCGCGTATTCAGCATATTGTGCTTATGTTGGAACTTTTACCGGACAGCAATAATAACTTTTTTAACATAAAATTTGGCTCTGTTCAATTGTTGCGAAAATTTCTAAGTTGCGCAGCAAATGAAACAAAAAATTATTGGGTTTTGTTGGCAACATTTGTTGCTCATTATTTCGTTATGGATAATGACTTTTGGCGTTGCCGTATGCGTGCGTTCGATGCTTGGATGTAGCACGATTAGCGTTCTTCCGTATGTGTTTGAAAATGCTGGAGTTAAAGGACTTGTGCCCGCTTTTACGATTGGGCAATATACGTACGCAATGAACGGCATTTTTGTTTTACTCCAATTTTTAATTCTTCGAAAACAATTTGATTGGGTGCAACTTTTTCAACTCGTGATCGGATTTTTATTCGGCTATTTGCTCGATGTTAATATGGCGATTACATCTTGGATTTTACCGACTGCAATTTGGCAAAAAGTCATTGCGCAAATTTTAGGTTGCACCATTTTAGGAACTGGTATTGCGCTCGAAGTGCGCTGCGGAAGTGTGACGATGCCTGGCGAAGGTTTGCCCGTTGCATTAAGTCGCGTTCTCAAAAAAGAATTTCCGAAAATTAAAATTTGCGTTGATACAACTCTTGTCGT
Above is a window of Hallerella porci DNA encoding:
- a CDS encoding YczE/YyaS/YitT family protein, producing MKQKIIGFCWQHLLLIISLWIMTFGVAVCVRSMLGCSTISVLPYVFENAGVKGLVPAFTIGQYTYAMNGIFVLLQFLILRKQFDWVQLFQLVIGFLFGYLLDVNMAITSWILPTAIWQKVIAQILGCTILGTGIALEVRCGSVTMPGEGLPVALSRVLKKEFPKIKICVDTTLVVLSVIASFIFFHAWQWHIVGIGTLFAMFYVGIVVKFVSKHLRWFDCVLAYRPGFRRYIFGLAKLIYRKK